A genomic segment from Candidatus Zixiibacteriota bacterium encodes:
- a CDS encoding NAD(P)-dependent oxidoreductase — MRRCVIFGGSGFIGTHMARHFLRTGRFQHVHLADIAPCSLDGAPGISYSLTDVRHPISRDLVVEPPDWIFNLAAIHREPGHEPYEYYETNLAGARNVCAYAEAIGCHNIYFTSSISVYGPVDKPTTEQSPIRPITPYGGSKYPAECIHEGWQHAGAGRRLVICRPGVVYGPGDPGNIMRMIRAIRKGYFAFPGSPRIYKSYAYIYGLLDSVDFVLDLDRPTLVYNYVETPTQPLYEIVSQIKTFLGRDALVLPLPLAILLPISSGIQRLVGGKSPIHPVRVRKAATPTHIVPQTLIDLGFSFEYDFATSLHHWKSVSPQDFDFS; from the coding sequence GTGAGACGGTGCGTCATATTCGGTGGATCAGGGTTCATCGGCACGCACATGGCCCGGCATTTTCTTCGCACCGGGCGGTTTCAGCACGTCCATCTCGCCGATATAGCTCCCTGCTCTCTTGACGGAGCGCCCGGAATATCATACTCGCTGACCGACGTGCGTCACCCCATATCTCGCGATCTCGTAGTCGAGCCGCCTGATTGGATATTCAACCTGGCGGCTATTCACCGGGAACCGGGCCACGAACCTTACGAGTACTACGAGACGAATCTGGCAGGGGCGCGCAACGTGTGTGCCTACGCCGAGGCGATCGGCTGTCACAATATCTACTTCACGAGTTCCATATCGGTTTACGGCCCGGTCGATAAGCCCACCACCGAGCAGTCACCCATCAGGCCGATCACCCCGTACGGCGGCTCCAAGTATCCGGCTGAGTGCATCCACGAGGGATGGCAGCACGCCGGCGCGGGGCGGCGGTTGGTGATCTGCCGGCCCGGTGTTGTCTACGGTCCGGGCGATCCGGGCAACATCATGCGGATGATCCGCGCGATCCGCAAAGGCTACTTCGCCTTTCCCGGCAGCCCCCGCATTTACAAATCCTACGCATACATCTACGGATTGCTCGACAGCGTAGACTTTGTACTCGATCTGGATCGCCCCACCCTGGTTTATAACTATGTCGAAACACCGACCCAACCCCTTTATGAGATCGTATCTCAGATCAAGACCTTTCTCGGCCGCGACGCGCTGGTGCTGCCATTACCCCTCGCCATATTGCTGCCCATTTCGAGCGGAATTCAACGCCTGGTCGGCGGCAAGAGTCCGATCCACCCCGTCCGCGTGAGAAAAGCGGCAACACCGACCCACATCGTGCCACAGACGCTGATTGATCTCGGGTTTTCCTTCGAATACGACTTCGCGACGTCACTCCATCACTGGAAGTCCGTCTCGCCTCAGGACTTCGACTTTTCCTGA
- a CDS encoding glycosyltransferase yields the protein MPIVALRTALILPTLNAECDLPAWLAALKSQTFLPDKLLLVDSSSSDSTVQIAKDFGFDIHVIDRQSFSHGGTRQECVERLADSELLIFLTQDAILATPESLARLIQWFDDPQVGAAYGRQLPRQYADPIEAHARLFNYPDQTSVRTRADIARLGLKTSFISNSFAAWRRRALLEVGGFPLDTIQNEDTFAASRMILAGWKVVYEAGAAVYHSHPFTIRQEFRRYFDIGVFHARAPWIRREFGGAGGEGIRFICSQMSYLRKVRPWAIPSAILRAAMKLIGYRLGAGEQWLPSWFKRYLSANKSYWKQTQPAEERHT from the coding sequence TTGCCGATTGTTGCACTTCGCACCGCGCTGATTCTGCCGACCCTGAATGCCGAGTGCGACCTTCCTGCGTGGCTTGCCGCCCTCAAATCTCAAACCTTCCTGCCGGACAAGCTGTTGCTCGTGGATTCGTCTTCGTCCGACAGCACAGTCCAAATCGCGAAGGACTTCGGTTTTGACATTCATGTCATCGACAGGCAGTCCTTCTCCCACGGTGGCACCCGCCAGGAGTGTGTCGAACGGTTGGCAGATTCCGAACTGCTGATCTTCCTTACCCAGGATGCAATCCTGGCCACACCCGAATCCCTCGCGCGGCTGATTCAGTGGTTCGATGACCCCCAGGTTGGAGCAGCTTACGGACGGCAGTTACCTCGGCAGTACGCCGACCCGATTGAAGCCCATGCTCGCTTATTCAACTACCCTGACCAGACCTCCGTGAGAACTCGCGCTGATATCGCGCGTCTCGGTTTGAAAACGTCATTCATATCGAACTCCTTTGCGGCGTGGCGTCGCCGGGCGCTGCTCGAGGTCGGCGGCTTTCCTCTCGACACTATTCAGAATGAGGATACATTTGCGGCTTCCCGAATGATTCTCGCCGGATGGAAAGTTGTCTACGAGGCAGGCGCGGCGGTCTACCACTCCCACCCGTTTACAATCAGGCAGGAATTCCGTCGCTACTTCGACATTGGCGTCTTTCATGCTCGCGCGCCCTGGATACGGCGGGAGTTCGGCGGAGCCGGCGGCGAGGGCATCAGGTTCATCTGCTCGCAAATGAGCTACCTGCGGAAAGTGAGGCCCTGGGCAATACCGTCGGCGATCTTGCGCGCCGCGATGAAACTTATCGGGTACCGCCTTGGAGCCGGCGAGCAGTGGCTGCCCTCATGGTTCAAGCGATATCTCAGTGCCAACAAGTCGTACTGGAAACAGACACAACCGGCGGAGGAGAGGCATACGTGA
- a CDS encoding HD domain-containing phosphohydrolase codes for MDSVSTRDLVNGGYLPVYRDALRPGTAPEFDLYIECASGIVLYNSACTPFSGESHQALLDGGITRLYVAGRDRRAYHTYLEKHLSEIATDQSLTESVRAGIVYDCAKLLMEDLFARPTMGENIRRSQELVASTVGFVLTGRAAFESLLRVMSFDYSTYTHSVNVCALSIALAQYVGIRNPKDLKVLGTGTLLHDIGKTRIDDAILNKKGQLSEAEFEQVRQHPCWGHEILSSTDMIEKDSYLPVIQHHERENGTGYPLAIDGSGIHIYGKITAIADVFDAMTTQRSYRSAIDAYPALRSMFADQGAFDRNLLEQFARMLVPKKP; via the coding sequence ATGGATTCAGTTTCAACTCGAGACCTGGTCAACGGAGGATACCTGCCGGTTTACCGAGATGCTCTTCGGCCCGGCACGGCGCCGGAGTTCGACTTGTATATCGAGTGCGCCAGCGGGATCGTGCTTTATAACTCCGCCTGCACTCCGTTTTCGGGGGAATCACACCAGGCGTTGCTCGACGGCGGCATCACCCGGCTGTACGTGGCCGGACGGGACCGCCGCGCGTATCACACCTATCTCGAAAAGCATCTCAGTGAAATAGCCACCGATCAATCGCTAACAGAAAGTGTTCGGGCTGGAATAGTCTATGACTGCGCCAAACTGCTTATGGAAGATCTGTTTGCCCGACCGACCATGGGCGAGAACATCCGGCGGAGCCAGGAGCTGGTGGCATCCACAGTAGGCTTCGTTCTGACCGGGCGGGCGGCATTCGAGAGCCTTCTGCGTGTGATGTCATTTGATTACTCCACTTACACCCATTCGGTGAATGTCTGTGCCCTATCGATCGCCCTGGCGCAGTATGTCGGGATCCGCAATCCAAAAGACCTGAAAGTTCTCGGCACCGGCACCCTGCTGCACGACATCGGCAAAACCAGGATCGATGACGCCATCCTGAACAAGAAGGGGCAGTTGTCGGAGGCCGAGTTCGAGCAGGTACGACAGCATCCCTGCTGGGGACACGAGATCCTCAGCTCAACAGATATGATTGAGAAAGATTCCTACCTGCCGGTGATCCAACATCACGAGCGCGAAAACGGAACCGGGTATCCGCTCGCCATCGACGGTTCCGGGATTCACATCTACGGAAAGATCACGGCGATCGCCGACGTGTTCGACGCCATGACTACGCAGCGGTCATACCGCTCGGCTATCGACGCCTACCCCGCACTCAGGAGTATGTTCGCCGACCAGGGGGCGTTCGACCGCAACCTGCTCGAGCAGTTCGCCCGGATGCTGGTCCCAAAGAAACCTTAA
- a CDS encoding glycosyltransferase family 1 protein, with protein MSARLVINATILNQPRQTGLGIYTANLLPPLLRWAAEDTNFSEIVIAGTPDSLRESLGPALDHPKTGVHEIPTVSPFRRLWHLDRLVMAERKRAGCVVFYSPTHHGVVRGGIIQVITVHDLFARIFPHNYRRQYYYFRWYVPRILANTSRVIVDSECTGADLRRFYTRCPAIDVVHAAVREDLSSKTLSEVLSLRDQRFFLFLGATFPYKNCLRLIDAFAEYRKTGSARLVFVGGRDEYTDRLQRHLEQKHAGLIGDVIFVEYASVSELVWLFRHAIALMLTTLYEGFGLPALEAMACDCPVIASRAGSLPEVCDEAALFVNPTDTASITRAMLEVERDSAIRERLIQAGQENVRRFSWDKSAEKVYRVLRSCLSP; from the coding sequence ATGTCCGCGCGCCTGGTCATAAATGCCACTATCCTGAACCAGCCGAGACAGACCGGCCTGGGGATATATACCGCCAACCTGCTGCCGCCGCTGCTTCGGTGGGCTGCCGAAGACACGAACTTCAGTGAAATCGTAATCGCGGGAACGCCGGATTCCCTGCGAGAGTCTCTCGGTCCGGCCCTGGATCACCCCAAAACAGGGGTACACGAGATCCCGACCGTCAGTCCGTTTCGTCGTCTCTGGCACCTCGATCGATTAGTGATGGCCGAAAGAAAACGCGCAGGCTGCGTGGTGTTCTATTCACCGACCCACCACGGCGTGGTGCGTGGCGGCATCATACAGGTGATCACCGTTCACGACCTGTTCGCGCGAATCTTCCCGCACAACTACCGGCGGCAGTACTACTATTTCCGATGGTACGTGCCGCGGATTCTCGCCAACACCTCCCGGGTGATAGTCGACTCCGAATGTACCGGGGCTGACCTGCGGCGGTTCTATACCCGCTGTCCCGCGATTGATGTTGTGCATGCGGCCGTACGGGAAGATCTGTCGTCCAAAACGTTATCTGAAGTCTTGTCCCTGCGCGACCAGAGGTTTTTCCTGTTCCTCGGTGCGACATTTCCCTACAAGAACTGCCTCAGACTAATCGACGCATTCGCTGAATATCGAAAGACCGGTTCTGCCCGGTTGGTATTCGTTGGCGGGAGGGACGAGTATACTGATAGGCTGCAGCGACATCTGGAGCAGAAACACGCGGGATTGATCGGCGACGTGATCTTCGTTGAGTATGCCTCGGTTTCGGAATTAGTATGGCTCTTTCGCCACGCGATCGCGTTGATGTTGACCACGCTTTACGAAGGATTCGGCCTGCCGGCTCTCGAGGCCATGGCCTGCGATTGTCCGGTTATCGCCTCGCGCGCCGGTTCGCTGCCGGAGGTGTGCGACGAGGCGGCATTGTTTGTCAACCCGACCGACACCGCAAGCATTACGCGAGCTATGCTCGAAGTCGAAAGGGACAGCGCCATTCGAGAACGATTGATCCAGGCAGGGCAGGAGAACGTCCGGAGATTCAGTTGGGACAAATCGGCGGAGAAAGTGTATCGTGTCCTGCGGAGCTGTCTGAGCCCGTAG
- a CDS encoding glycosyltransferase family protein, whose translation MTVKRVIIIQARMTSTRRPGKVLADLEERPMLVQQIFRLRHCRSVDQIVLATTTNATDDPLVALAEAERLGYYRGSEYDVLSRYYEAAAQFAADMIVRITADCPLIDAAIVDRVIDELVASGGAYAYACNVIERTYPRGLDVEAMARDTLEKCHRMATSAEDREHVTSFIRRDRTGLFTIRSVKDTQDNSDLRWTVDTESDLALVRRIYHEMDLGRVYRAYPDILAYVRAHPELTKANLDSHTWDPMNGRQK comes from the coding sequence ATGACCGTGAAACGCGTAATAATCATACAGGCGAGAATGACCTCGACCCGCCGCCCCGGCAAGGTGCTGGCCGATCTTGAGGAGCGGCCCATGCTCGTGCAACAGATCTTCCGCCTGCGCCATTGCCGCTCGGTGGATCAGATCGTGCTGGCGACAACAACCAACGCCACCGATGATCCCCTGGTAGCGCTCGCCGAGGCCGAACGGCTCGGCTATTATCGCGGAAGCGAGTACGACGTGCTCTCGCGTTATTACGAAGCCGCTGCTCAGTTTGCCGCGGACATGATCGTGCGGATCACCGCCGACTGCCCACTGATCGACGCGGCGATCGTCGACCGGGTCATCGACGAGCTGGTCGCTAGTGGGGGGGCATACGCCTATGCCTGCAATGTGATCGAACGCACCTATCCGAGGGGACTCGATGTCGAAGCGATGGCCCGCGACACACTCGAAAAATGCCATCGCATGGCCACATCAGCCGAGGATCGCGAGCATGTAACCTCGTTCATCAGGCGCGACCGCACCGGGCTGTTCACCATCCGCTCGGTCAAAGACACCCAGGACAACTCCGATCTGCGGTGGACAGTCGATACCGAGAGCGATCTCGCTCTTGTTCGTCGCATATACCACGAGATGGACCTGGGCCGGGTCTACCGTGCGTATCCGGATATCCTCGCTTATGTTCGCGCGCACCCGGAGCTGACGAAAGCCAATCTTGATAGCCACACTTGGGACCCGATGAACGGTCGTCAGAAGTAA
- a CDS encoding SdrD B-like domain-containing protein: MLKASKLLVLPIVAAIMIAGCSQDPDQTNLIGPDLSAAYVPAAGDAVTSATLYVYVWQSSGHNVTTHQVTADWAEAAVTWNNFGGAFNGAAEGSFLADSPGWRTVNLTALVTAWSDGSYSNFGVLLKQGFQEVPRTWIYSRENATNQPYLEVCYSTAGGPVCVQYPCTGDASIAENLPNDNFGLINTMFVGWPAIGELEKQALLRFDVPPVPEVASLGDFVWYDDNENGIQDAGEVGIPGVTVHLMDCAGNILATAVTNASGYYLFSNLMPGNYNVHFVAPLGFVFSPQDQGGDDALDSDVNPANGMTICTTLEGGENDLTWDAGLYMPPPPEGCSLTIGYWKNHAGFGPQPDYLSQFLPIWLGTAGGARSIYVNTVQIAYDILTMQVYGTPTNGITKLYAQLLAAKLNIANGADGSAIAGTIAAADAFLANRYYLNWNSLSKTQKKNVLAWLTMLDNYNNGIIGPGHCDIIGDGNDE; the protein is encoded by the coding sequence GTGCTCAAAGCAAGCAAACTGTTAGTCCTGCCAATAGTCGCCGCGATCATGATCGCAGGCTGTTCGCAGGACCCGGATCAGACCAATCTGATCGGCCCCGACCTCTCGGCCGCTTACGTGCCGGCGGCGGGTGACGCAGTGACGTCCGCGACGCTGTATGTCTACGTATGGCAGTCGAGCGGTCACAACGTGACCACTCACCAGGTAACCGCCGATTGGGCGGAAGCCGCCGTGACGTGGAACAACTTCGGCGGCGCCTTCAACGGAGCGGCGGAAGGTTCATTCCTGGCCGATTCTCCGGGCTGGAGGACGGTCAACCTGACGGCCCTGGTGACCGCCTGGTCGGACGGAAGCTACTCCAACTTCGGCGTCCTGCTCAAGCAGGGATTCCAGGAAGTTCCCCGCACCTGGATTTACAGCCGTGAGAACGCGACCAACCAGCCGTACCTGGAGGTGTGCTACTCGACCGCGGGCGGCCCGGTCTGTGTCCAGTATCCGTGCACCGGCGACGCGTCGATTGCTGAAAACCTCCCCAACGACAACTTCGGCCTGATCAACACCATGTTTGTCGGCTGGCCGGCGATCGGTGAGCTCGAGAAGCAGGCCCTGCTGCGCTTCGATGTCCCGCCGGTACCGGAAGTGGCCTCGCTGGGTGACTTCGTATGGTACGATGACAACGAGAACGGGATTCAGGATGCCGGCGAAGTTGGTATTCCCGGCGTGACGGTCCACCTGATGGACTGCGCCGGTAACATTCTGGCCACCGCCGTTACCAATGCCAGCGGTTACTACTTGTTCAGCAACCTGATGCCGGGCAACTACAACGTTCACTTTGTCGCTCCGCTCGGTTTCGTGTTCAGCCCGCAGGATCAGGGCGGCGATGACGCACTGGACAGCGATGTTAACCCTGCCAACGGGATGACCATTTGCACGACGCTCGAGGGCGGCGAGAACGACCTGACCTGGGATGCCGGTCTCTATATGCCCCCGCCTCCGGAGGGTTGCTCGCTGACAATCGGCTATTGGAAGAACCATGCCGGGTTCGGTCCACAGCCCGATTACCTCTCGCAGTTCCTCCCGATCTGGCTCGGTACTGCCGGCGGCGCCCGGAGCATCTACGTGAATACCGTTCAGATTGCTTATGACATCCTGACTATGCAGGTGTACGGTACTCCGACTAACGGTATCACCAAGCTGTACGCTCAGTTGCTGGCGGCCAAGTTGAATATTGCCAACGGCGCCGACGGCAGCGCTATCGCCGGCACGATTGCGGCGGCTGATGCCTTCCTGGCCAATCGTTACTACTTGAACTGGAACTCGCTGTCCAAGACGCAGAAGAAGAATGTTCTGGCCTGGTTGACAATGCTCGATAACTACAACAACGGTATTATCGGCCCCGGTCACTGCGACATCATCGGCGACGGTAACGACGAATAA
- a CDS encoding Wzz/FepE/Etk N-terminal domain-containing protein, with translation MTGKFTIRNSAQASSPQTQDSVSDATQYRYEVDLPALATLLLRRRRWIVGVVGLVSVLTAVVMLLTPNQYTSTAVILPSGGSSGFSALKAMAGLAGMDGGEDANSSTLFPVILRSKLVSDSLLGKSYLFSDYSGVITVSLPEYFDETDPDRQRRMLAKITSIDTDSRTGEITLRVETKYAALSQALVTEYLTQLENFNLYSRRSEARERVRYLSRELETRQVELRAAEDSLEAYQSRNRNWAATSSPPLLKELARLKRDAEAKATTYAYLLQEYEIAKLDAQKDVPVVRILDTASLPTLKSGPHRTLTVLAVSTIAFVLVVLAIFGLEIARQISRGSSQDTQRELRNLLESSFPRSRRVYARVHERFRRQPISVDK, from the coding sequence ATGACAGGAAAGTTCACGATCAGAAACTCGGCTCAGGCATCGTCGCCGCAGACCCAGGACAGTGTCTCCGACGCCACCCAGTACCGATATGAGGTAGACCTCCCGGCTCTGGCGACGCTGCTTTTACGGCGGCGGCGTTGGATTGTGGGAGTGGTCGGTTTGGTCAGTGTCCTGACCGCGGTGGTCATGCTTCTTACTCCCAATCAGTACACGTCGACCGCCGTGATACTGCCCTCGGGCGGGTCGAGCGGCTTCTCCGCCCTCAAAGCTATGGCCGGATTGGCCGGTATGGACGGCGGCGAAGACGCTAACTCGTCCACTCTCTTCCCGGTCATTCTCCGTTCCAAACTGGTTAGTGATTCACTCCTTGGAAAGTCATACTTGTTTTCCGACTACAGTGGTGTGATTACTGTCTCCCTGCCGGAGTACTTTGACGAGACCGATCCCGATCGTCAGCGCCGGATGCTCGCGAAGATCACGTCGATAGACACTGACTCGCGGACCGGCGAAATCACCTTGCGTGTGGAAACCAAATATGCCGCGCTTTCGCAGGCGCTCGTGACGGAATACCTGACCCAACTGGAGAACTTCAATCTCTATAGCCGTCGCTCCGAGGCCCGCGAGCGGGTCCGCTACCTCAGCCGCGAACTCGAAACACGTCAAGTTGAACTTCGCGCGGCCGAGGACTCGTTGGAGGCCTACCAGAGCCGCAATCGAAACTGGGCTGCTACCAGTAGTCCGCCCCTGCTCAAGGAACTGGCCAGGCTCAAGCGCGATGCCGAGGCCAAAGCCACCACCTACGCCTACCTCCTCCAGGAGTACGAAATCGCCAAGCTCGATGCCCAGAAGGATGTGCCGGTGGTCAGAATACTGGACACGGCATCGCTTCCTACGCTGAAATCGGGCCCGCATCGCACGCTGACTGTACTGGCGGTGTCGACGATCGCCTTCGTTCTCGTGGTCCTCGCGATTTTTGGCCTCGAAATAGCCAGGCAGATCAGTCGTGGTTCGAGTCAGGATACCCAGCGTGAGCTCCGCAATCTCCTGGAATCGAGTTTCCCTCGCAGCCGACGGGTCTATGCGCGGGTGCATGAGCGCTTTCGTCGTCAGCCGATTTCGGTGGACAAATAA
- a CDS encoding O-antigen ligase family protein has protein sequence MGQKFRLQASGEIADAHPPNRHVKVLSLILIVFFGLFLFFSSFSIALAQTALGIAVLVFGAILITERGALAGANLRPLFAAWGLYLFWLVLVSLVNENPLRSLNNIREEWLLVIVPIGVYLNRNQVYRRRLLLLLALALLMISAYGIVQHFTGFHFRAAQPIHRAGDNWRLSGNFSHPLTYGFFVVTLSTFFLTLIAAWFRRMNAGQRRNWYGRILIAATLAGLAASALCNSRGPMLALGVGLIAVGWLMGQLRWTLIGLAAVCLMALILSPGLAGVFTQRITNDWRVDNPAGRLFIWEHSLAIAEENPIFGSGPGNFGESYLESLAPELRDSKGMGHAHNDFLHVAAIAGIPAVIFYLAIWIVALRRFWQVGRLPDGLPFGRALSLAGLAASVVFLAGSMTEAAFADEELRQILLVLWSFAWNPQESTA, from the coding sequence ATGGGCCAAAAGTTCAGGCTTCAGGCGTCCGGAGAAATCGCCGACGCGCATCCGCCCAATCGCCACGTCAAAGTGCTTTCTCTGATTCTCATCGTCTTCTTCGGGCTTTTCCTGTTTTTTTCGTCGTTTTCCATCGCCCTGGCCCAGACAGCGTTGGGGATTGCGGTCCTGGTTTTCGGGGCGATACTTATAACCGAACGCGGCGCTCTTGCCGGAGCAAACTTACGGCCACTTTTTGCTGCCTGGGGGCTATATCTGTTCTGGCTCGTGCTGGTATCGCTGGTCAACGAGAATCCCCTGCGCTCGTTAAACAACATCCGCGAGGAATGGCTGCTGGTGATCGTACCGATCGGCGTGTATCTAAACCGGAACCAGGTCTACCGTCGACGATTGCTGCTCCTTCTCGCCCTGGCGCTCCTGATGATTTCTGCGTACGGGATCGTCCAGCACTTCACCGGTTTTCACTTTAGGGCTGCTCAGCCGATTCATCGCGCCGGTGACAACTGGCGGTTATCCGGCAACTTCTCGCACCCGCTTACCTACGGCTTTTTCGTAGTCACGCTGAGCACCTTCTTCCTGACTTTGATAGCCGCCTGGTTTCGCCGGATGAACGCAGGCCAAAGAAGAAACTGGTATGGCCGTATTCTGATAGCAGCGACACTGGCCGGGCTGGCGGCCTCGGCGTTGTGCAACAGCCGTGGGCCGATGCTTGCCCTTGGTGTCGGTTTGATCGCAGTCGGGTGGCTGATGGGGCAGTTACGCTGGACGCTGATCGGGCTGGCGGCTGTCTGCCTCATGGCGCTGATTTTATCTCCCGGGCTGGCCGGTGTTTTTACACAGCGCATAACCAACGATTGGCGCGTCGATAACCCAGCCGGGCGTCTGTTTATCTGGGAGCACTCGCTGGCCATCGCTGAGGAGAATCCAATCTTCGGCAGCGGCCCTGGGAATTTTGGCGAATCATACCTCGAAAGTCTCGCGCCGGAGCTTCGGGACTCGAAAGGTATGGGGCACGCCCATAACGACTTCTTACACGTCGCCGCCATAGCAGGCATTCCGGCGGTGATCTTTTATCTGGCAATCTGGATAGTTGCCCTGCGGAGGTTCTGGCAGGTCGGGCGGCTACCAGACGGTTTGCCTTTTGGCCGCGCGCTCAGCCTCGCCGGATTGGCCGCATCTGTCGTATTCCTGGCGGGATCGATGACCGAAGCGGCTTTCGCCGACGAGGAACTCCGCCAGATTCTGTTGGTTCTCTGGTCGTTCGCCTGGAACCCGCAGGAATCGACCGCTTGA